In one window of Brassica rapa cultivar Chiifu-401-42 chromosome A07, CAAS_Brap_v3.01, whole genome shotgun sequence DNA:
- the LOC103830429 gene encoding ADP,ATP carrier protein 1, chloroplastic, which yields METAIQTRGILSLPAKPIGARRSLLHPSHGLKHRLFSSKPRTPPALSLSFKKAQSFEPTISISHKERSHEFICKAEADGGALLNEGDTAAVVPSPKIFGVEVTTLKKIIPLGLMFFCILFNYTILRDTKDVLVVTAKGSSAEIIPFLKTWVNLPMAIGFMLLYTKLSNVLSKKALFYTVIIPFIIYFGAFGFVMYPLSNYIHPEALADKLLAALGPRFMGPLAILRIWSFCLFYVMAELWGSVVISVLFWGFANQITTVDEAKKFYPLFGLGANVALIFSGRTVKYFSNLRKNLGPGVDGWAVSLKAMMSIVVGMGLAICFLYWWVNRYVPLPTRSLKKKNKPKMGTMESLKFLVSSPYIRDLATLVVAYGISINLVEVTWKSKLKAQFPSPNEYSAFMGDFSTCTGIATFTMMLLSQYVFDKYGWGVAAKITPTVLLLTGVAFFSLILFGGPFAPLVAKLGMTPLLAAVYVGALQNIFSKSAKYSLFDPCKEMAYIPLDEDTKVKGKAAIDVVCNPLGKSGGALIQQFMILSFGSLANSTPYLGMILLVIVTAWLAAAKSLEGQFNALRSEEELEKEMERASSVKIPVVSQEEGGNGSLGESTSSWPEKSAPTNI from the exons ATGGAAACGGCGATACAAACCAGAGGAATCCTCTCCTTACCCGCCAAACCCATCGGAGCGAGAAGAAGCCTTCTCCACCCATCCCACGGCCTAAAGCATAGACTTTTCTCCTCCAAGCCAAGAACTCCACCCGCCTTGTCCCTCTCCTTCAAGAAAGCTCAATCCTTTGAGCCAACGATTTCCATTTCCCACAAGGAGAGAAGCCACGAGTTCATATGCAAGGCGGAGGCAGACGGAGGAGCTCTGCTCAACGAAGGCGACACCGCCGCAGTCGTACCATCACCAAAGATCTTCGGCGTGGAAGTCACAACGTTGAAAAAGATCATACCTTTAGGCTTAATGTTCTTTTGCATTCTGTTCAACTACACGATCCTGAGGGACACGAAGGATGTTTTGGTGGTGACGGCGAAAGGAAGTTCAGCTGAGATTATACCTTTCTTGAAGACGTGGGTCAATCTCCCTATGGCTATTGGGTTCATGCTCCTCTACACCAAGCTCTCCAATGTTCTATCTAAAAAGGCTCTCTTTTACACCGTTATTATCCCTTTCATCATCTACTTTGGGGCCTTTGGTTTCGTTATGTACCCTCTCAGCAACTATATTCACCCGGAGGCTCTTGCTGATAAGCTCCTTGCTGCTCTTGGTCCAAGGTTCATGGGTCCTCTTGCTATCTTGAGGATTTGGAGTTTCTGTTTGTTTTATGTCATGGCTGAGCTTTGGGGTAGTGTGGTTATTTCAGTTCTCTTCTGGGGCTTTGCCAATCAG ATCACAACTGTGGATGAAGCCAAGAAATTCTATCCCTTGTTTGGACTTGGAGCTAATGTTGCGCTGATTTTCTCTGGAAGAACGGTGAAGTATTTTTCTAACTTGAGAAAGAATCTTGGTCCTGGAGTTGATGGGTGGGCAGTTTCATTGAAAGCCATGATGAGCATTGTGGTTGGTATGGGACTTGCCATCTGTTTTCTGTATTGGTGGGTTAATAGATACGTTCCTCTTCCAACTCGTAGCCTGAAGAAGAAG AACAAACCTAAGATGGGAACGATGGAGAGCTTGAAGTTCTTGGTGTCATCTCCATACATTAGAGATCTTGCTACTTTAGTTGTGGCGTATGGTATTAGTATCAACCTTGTGGAAGTCACATGGAAATCAAAGCTTAAAGCTCAG TTTCCTAGCCCAAACGAGTACTCAGCATTTATGGGTGACTTCTCAACATGCACTGGTATTGCAACATTCACAATGATGCTTCTCAGTCAATACGTATTTGATAAGTATGGTTGGGGAGTAGCTGCAAAGATCACTCCAACTGTTCTGTTATTGACTGGTGTCGCCTTCTTCTCTTTGATATTGTTTGGTGGCCCATTTGCACCACTTGTTGCCAAGCTTGGTATGACTCCGCTACTGGCAGCTGTTTATGTTGGTGCTCTCCAGAATATCTTCAGCAAGAGTGCCAAGTACAGCTTGTTCGATCCTTGTAAAGAAATGGCTTACATCCCCTTGGATGAGGATACCAAG GTCAAAGGGAAAGCTGCAATTGATGTGGTTTGCAACCCGTTGGGAAAATCAGGGGGTGCTCTAATCCAACAGTTCATGATCTTATCATTTGGATCACTAGCCAATTCAACACCATACCTAGGAATGATACTGTTGGTCATTGTCACTGCATGGTTAGCTGCGGCTAAGTCACTGGAGGGACAGTTCAATGCGTTGAGGTCTGAAGAAGAGCTAGAGAAGGAAATGGAGAGAGCTTCGTCTGTGAAGATACCTGTTGTGTCTCAAGAGGAAGGTGGAAACGGTTCTCTTGGAGAATCAACTAGCAGTTGGCCTGAGAAATCAGCTCCCACCAACATATAA